GCGTGCCCGCACCGATCTTCATGTCAGCGGCTTCGCCGCCTTTGAAGAGGATCATGGTCGGGATCGAACGGACGCCGTACTTGACGGTGGTCGAAGGGTTCTCGTCGATGTTGAGCTTGACGATCTTCACCTTGCCGGCGAGTTCAGTGGACAGCTCATCGAGAACCGGTGCGATCGCCCGGCAAGGCCCGCACCACTCAGCCCAGAAATCTACGAGCACGGGCTCTTTGGAGTTAAGGACTTCCTCGCCAAAGGTGGCGTCGGAAACGTGTGTGGTCATTAGAGGTTGCCTTTAGGTTGAAAAGCGACGCGTGTTTGAGCCCAAAAGCTAGGAAGAGTCCAGAGCTGGTTCAAGCTTCATCGCTCCAGGGTGAAAGCCGAGACGGGTTTCGCCAACAACGGACGTGGAAGAATCATTAATGATTCCAGCCCTGTCCACAGGATCGCTGCTTCCACAGTATGGCCCGGGAAAAGCTGGTCTGCAACCAACGCATAGAGACCGAGCTGAGTCAGATAGCCGCTGTGGACAGATTGGGGATCGGCGGGAGGGCGGGCGTCCGATTTGTAATCAACTACAAGCACTTTGCCGGCTGTAACCACGATCCGATCCATGCGGCCGGCCAGCCAGATCGGCGTAGTGTTGCGGCGCGCCTTGACGAGGAACGGCACCTCGGCGCGGCTACCCGGTCCGAAGAGGTGGGACAGTTCGGGTCGCGAGAGGATGCGCCGCGCACGTCCGGCTAGCTCGGCATGCAGTTCCGGGCTTTCGGGGAGCAAAGACGGCAAGGCCTTTTCCAGGACCTTCTCCCAGTGCTCGGGGGCGACCTTGCCCAGGTGCTGGAGCATGGCGTGAAGGGCAATGCCGCTTTTGCGGGCGGTTTCGGCATCGACAACCGCCTCGAGCGCC
The sequence above is a segment of the Paradevosia shaoguanensis genome. Coding sequences within it:
- the trxA gene encoding thioredoxin is translated as MTTHVSDATFGEEVLNSKEPVLVDFWAEWCGPCRAIAPVLDELSTELAGKVKIVKLNIDENPSTTVKYGVRSIPTMILFKGGEAADMKIGAGTPKAGLSKWLESHAA